A window of Corallococcus macrosporus DSM 14697 contains these coding sequences:
- a CDS encoding 3' terminal RNA ribose 2'-O-methyltransferase Hen1, with amino-acid sequence MLLTLSTTHHPATDLGYLLHKNPHRPQSFELSFGHAHVFYPEATEARTTAALLLDVDPVGLVRGRRGPSGEGGMLEQYVNDRPYVASSFLSVALARTFRNAMSGSSKERPELAGQPIPLVARLSVLPCRGGEPFLRKLFEPLGYTVTATRHALDAAVPDWGPSRYYTVTLEAHTRLSDLLTHLYVLIPVLDDDKHYWVGDEEVEKLLRHGEGWLAAHPERDIITRRYLRHRKSLAREALERLSGDEVPEPEEGAQARNQEEAALESRLSLNEQRLQAVVAVLKESGATRVVDLGCGEGKLLRALLKERQFTDILGMDVSFRSLEVASERLHLDTMPELQRRRIRLLHGSLMYRDARLAGYEAASVIEVIEHLDPPRLAAFERVLFESARPNVVALTTPNAEYNVRFESLPAGTFRHRDHRFEWTRAEFEAWARASASGLATAFVSSPWVPWTRTSVRRRRWRCSRDEAHGS; translated from the coding sequence ATGCTGCTGACGCTCTCGACGACGCATCATCCCGCGACCGACCTCGGGTACCTGCTCCACAAGAACCCGCACCGTCCGCAATCCTTCGAGCTGTCCTTCGGACACGCCCACGTCTTCTATCCAGAGGCGACGGAGGCGCGCACCACGGCGGCGCTGCTGCTGGACGTCGACCCCGTCGGGCTCGTGAGGGGCCGCCGCGGGCCCTCGGGAGAGGGTGGAATGCTGGAGCAGTACGTGAATGACCGGCCCTATGTGGCCTCGTCATTCCTGAGCGTCGCGCTGGCGCGCACCTTCCGCAACGCGATGTCCGGCAGCAGCAAGGAGCGACCGGAGCTGGCCGGGCAGCCGATTCCGCTCGTGGCCCGCCTCTCCGTGCTGCCCTGCCGCGGCGGCGAGCCCTTCCTGCGCAAGCTCTTCGAGCCGCTGGGCTACACCGTCACCGCCACCCGGCACGCGCTGGACGCCGCGGTGCCGGACTGGGGCCCCAGCCGCTACTACACCGTCACGCTGGAGGCCCACACGCGCCTGAGTGACCTGCTCACGCACCTCTACGTGCTCATCCCCGTGCTGGACGACGACAAGCACTACTGGGTGGGCGACGAGGAGGTGGAGAAGCTCCTGCGGCACGGCGAAGGCTGGCTGGCGGCGCACCCGGAGCGGGACATCATCACCCGGCGCTACCTGCGCCACCGCAAGAGCCTGGCGCGCGAGGCGCTGGAGCGGCTCTCTGGTGACGAGGTCCCCGAACCGGAAGAGGGCGCCCAGGCGCGCAACCAGGAGGAGGCGGCGCTCGAATCACGGCTGAGCCTCAACGAGCAGCGGCTCCAGGCGGTGGTCGCCGTCCTCAAGGAGAGCGGCGCCACGCGCGTGGTGGACCTGGGCTGCGGCGAGGGCAAGCTGCTCCGGGCCCTGCTCAAGGAGCGGCAGTTCACCGACATCCTCGGCATGGACGTGTCCTTCCGCTCGCTGGAGGTCGCCTCGGAGCGGCTGCACCTGGACACGATGCCGGAGCTTCAGCGCCGCCGCATCCGCCTGCTGCACGGCTCCCTCATGTACCGGGACGCGCGGCTGGCGGGGTACGAGGCCGCCTCCGTCATCGAGGTCATCGAGCACCTGGACCCGCCGCGGCTCGCGGCCTTCGAGCGCGTCCTCTTCGAGTCCGCCCGGCCCAACGTGGTGGCGCTCACCACGCCCAACGCCGAATACAACGTGCGCTTCGAGTCGCTCCCCGCGGGCACCTTCCGCCACCGCGACCACCGCTTCGAGTGGACCCGGGCCGAGTTCGAGGCCTGGGCCCGAGCATCTGCGAGCGGTTTGGCTACAGCGTTCGTTTCCTCCCCGTGGGTCCCCTGGACCCGGACGTCGGTGCGCCGACGCAGATGGCGGTGTTCGCGCGATGAAGCTCACGGTTCCTGA